Proteins encoded together in one Meles meles chromosome 7, mMelMel3.1 paternal haplotype, whole genome shotgun sequence window:
- the LOC123947231 gene encoding prothymosin alpha-like, translating into MSEAAVDTSSETTTKGLKEKKEAVEEAENGSDTPANAKANEKNGEQEADNEVDEEEVEGGEDEEEEESGDDKEEDGDEDEAEAAGDDEDDDVDSKKQKTDEDD; encoded by the coding sequence ATGTCAGAAGCGGCAGTGGACACCAGCTCCGAGACCACCACCAAGGGCttaaaggagaagaaggaagctgTGGAGGAGGCAGAGAATGGAAGTGACACACCTGCTAATGCGAAAGCTAATGAGAAAAATGGGGAGCAGGAGGCCGACAATGAGGTAGATGAAGAAGAGGTAGAAGGtggagaggacgaggaggaggaggaatcagGTGACGATAAGGAAGAGGATGGAGATGAAGATGAGGCCGAGGCAGCTGgagatgatgaggatgatgatgtgGACTCCAAGAAGCAGAAGACTGATGAGGATGACTAG